One Podospora pseudopauciseta strain CBS 411.78 chromosome 5 map unlocalized CBS411.78m_5, whole genome shotgun sequence DNA window includes the following coding sequences:
- a CDS encoding uncharacterized protein (COG:S; EggNog:ENOG503P17C), whose amino-acid sequence MEQEFAELKKQVETLQKELSRVSDEAEVRKTHFKYGYYLDKCLYNEVVDMFSDHPDAYVEFLGGRYRGKAGIARLYQGRFQQSFVKGRNGPVEGWLLDHLMMQEIVDVDSTGKHAWCRMRALMQAGTHESIEEYYPRGHRQWWEGGLYENEYIKEDGVWKLFRYRYFPFWHAEHEKGWSHTKKEYIPFARSTFPENPDGPDELVEQRSLWPDTRVVPFHYPNPVTGKRVKPDDLRAPRYGEPVETSEPALVLDLPKDQKREGAEVREPKVGEKVLPELVQFKAE is encoded by the exons ATGGAGCAAGAATTCGCGGAACTCAAGAAGCAGGTCGAAACGCTGCAGAAGGAGCTCAGCCGGGTTTCAG ACGAGGCCGAAGTCCGCAAAACCCACTTCAAGTATGGCTACTATCTCGACAAGTGTCTCTACAACGAG GTAGTTGATATGTTCTCCGACCACCCCGACGCCTACGTCGAGTTTCTCGGCGGCCGCTACCGCGGCAAAGCCGGCATCGCCCGCCTCTACCAGGGCCGTTTCCAGCAATCCTTTGTCAAGGGCCGCAACGGCCCAGTCGAAGGCTGGCTATTGGACCACCTCATGATGCAAGAGATTGTCGACGTCGACTCCACTGGGAAACACGCCTGGTGTCGGATGCGTGCACTCATGCAAGCTGGCACACATGAGTCGATTGAGGAGTATTACCC CCGCGGGCATCGTCaatggtgggaggggggtctCTACGAGAACGAGTACATCAAGGAGGATGGAGTGTGGAAGCTGTTTAGGTACCGGTACTTCCCCTTTTGGCATGCGGAGCACGAGAAGGGGTGGAGCCACACGAAGAAAGAGTACATCCCTTTTGCGAGGTCCACATTTCCTGAGAACCCTGATGGGCCGGATGAGCTCGTCGAGCAGAGGAGCTTGTGGCCGGACACACGGGTGGTCCCCTTCCATTACCCAAATCCCGTAACTGGGAAAAGGGTGAAGCCTGATGATCTCAGGGCCCCGCGGTATGGGGAGCCGGTGGAGACGAGTGAGCCTGCGCTGGTGTTGGATCTGCCGAAGGATcagaagagagagggggcggaggtgaGGGAACCcaaggtgggggagaaggtctTGCCTGAGCTGGTCCAATTCAAGGCAGAATAA
- the RCO1_3 gene encoding transcriptional regulatory protein rco1 (EggNog:ENOG503NYJ4; COG:Q) — MAHIFHLAPHIDTSPNYSNNELTSPEKVAFPKTDAFRSMNAPSRFEGSVFNLEVTGTIPPDISGTFYRVQPDHRFPPLYEDDIHFNGDGSVTAIRIANGHADFQQKYVETDRYKHETAARRSLFGKYRNPYTDNESVKGVIRTASNTNIVFWRGMLLAMKEDGPPFAMDPDTLETLGRYDFEGQILSPTFCAHPKFDPDTGEMVCFAYECGGDGADCGVDVAVWTVDMDGKKTQEGWYKAPFAGMIHDAGLTKNYLVLALTPIKMKLERLKQGKNKFAWDPEEDQWYAVVPRRGTGDPGEITWFRGDNAFHGHVAGAYELASGEIVFDLTVADGNVFFFFPPDKNVTPSADSIAKRNKLSSPTTRWIFDPKAKKSAIRTPEAGDSDVWVADERVKPAVVWLTNGEFSRIDDRYVTKPYRHFWQAVVDPTRPYDFAKLGPPAGGLFNSLGHYTWGPEHYHTGSTTSSVTNGETKKEKAGLEDVYFPGPTMTFQEPTFIPKEEGAEGEGYLIALLNHLDVLRNDVLIFDAQNLSQGPLAVIHLPLKLKLGLHGNWVDNKDIEEWKARREATGDVGPVKVASEPLPWQKKFQSGRANGQERSF; from the exons ATGGCACACATCTTCCACCTTGCCCCCCACATCGACACCTCCCCAAACTACAGCAACAATGAGCTCACCTCCCCAGAAAAGGTCGCCTTCCCTAAAACAGACGCCTTCCGGTCTATGAACGCCCCCTCGAGGTTCGAAGGCTCCGTCTTCAACCTCGAAGTCACCGGCACCATCCCACCCGACATCTCCGGCACGTTTTACCGCGTTCAGCCTGACCACCGCTTTCCCCCTTTGTACGAAGACGACATCCATTTCAACGGCGACGGCTCCGTAACCGCCATCCGCATCGCGAACGGCCACGCCGACTTCCAGCAAAAGTATGTCGAGACCGATCGATACAAACACGAGACCGCCGCGAGGAGGTCGCTGTTTGGGAAGTACCGCAACCCCTACACAGACAATGAATCTGTCAAGGGCGTCATCCGCACCGCTTCAAACACCAATATCGTATTCTGGAGGGGGATGCTGCTTGCCATGAAGGAGGATGGGCCCCCCTTCGCGATGGACCCCGACACACTCGAGACGTTGGGACGGTATGACTTTGAAGGGCAAATCCTTTCCCCTACTTTTTGTGCGCATCCAAAGTTTGACCCTGACACGGGGGAGATGGTCTGCTTTGCTTATGaatgtggtggtgacggggcGGATTGCGGGGTTGATGTGGCTGTTTGGACGGTGGATATGGATGGGAAGAAGACGCAGGAGGGGTGGTATAAAGCCCCGTTTGCGGGTATGATTCATGATGCTGGGTTGACGAAGAATTATCTCGTTTTAGCGTTGACCCCGATCAAGATGAAGTTGGAGAGACTGAAGCAGGGAAAGAATAAATTTGCGTGGGACCCGGAGGAGGATCAGTGGTATGCCGTGGTCCCGAGGAGGGGGACTGGGGATCCTGGAGAGATTACCTGGTTTAGAGGTGACAACG CTTTCCATGGACATGTTGCCGGCGCGTATGAGCTAGCCTCAGGAGAAATAGTCTTTGACTTGACGGTTGCCGATGGAAAcgttttcttcttcttcccaccaGACAAGAACGTCACACCCTCCGCGGACAGCATTGCGAAGAGAAACAAGCTCAGCTCGCCAACCACGCGATGGATCTTTGATCCCAAGGCCAAAAAGTCGGCTATCCGGACACCTGAGGCAGGGGATTCTGACGTTTGGGTGGCGGATGAGCGTGTCAAACCAGCGGTTGTTTGGCTGACCAACGGGGAGTTCTCACGAATCGATGATCGGTATGTAACCAAGCCCTACCGTCACTTCTGGCAAGCCGTCGTAGATCCGACAAGACCGTACGACTTTGCCAAGTTGGGACCGCCTGCCGGCGGGTTGTTCAATTCTCTGGGCCACTACACATGGGGACCCGAGCATTACCACACCggctcaacaacatcatctgTGACAAACGGAGAGaccaagaaagaaaaggctgGCCTGGAGGACGTGTACTTTCCTGGGCCAACCATGACCTTCCAAGAGCCGACCTTCATCCCaaaggaagaaggggcaGAAGGCGAGGGATACCTCATCGCGCTGCTGAATCACTTGGATGTGCTGAGAAATGATGTTTTGATCTTTGACGCACAGAACTTGAGCCAAGGTCCGCTTGCAGTGATTCACCTGCCGTTGAAGCTCAAATTGGGGTTGCATGGTAACTGGGTCGATAACAAGGACATCGAGGAGTGGAAGGCAAGGAGAGAGGCAACTGGCGATGTTGGGCCTGTGAAGGTGGCTAGTGAACCACTACCATGGCAGAAGAAGTTCCAGTCAGGGCGGGCAAATGGCCAAGAGAGgagcttttaa
- a CDS encoding uncharacterized protein (EggNog:ENOG503NVSD; COG:Q), with protein sequence MTSSPQQPLTFLITGCSSGFGLLLSRLVLDQGHNLIATSRSPSRTCEVVDEILSHPGAGTRQWLELDVDDPVRCHELINDLETSNGTAIDVLVNNAGFCILGPAELLEEDELKEMMDTMYFGPTRLARLVLPFMRQRKKGVIVNMSSGAGLEGRESMAGYAAAKAALDGFSKVLATEVAPLGVRVLTVQLGAFDHTSIGDNARAARQYRQGGVPTEYVGSVADQITKTLAGGKLATVADGDSKKAAKAVYDVIVGEGVGFGKEKERMLPLGRDLDKRLREVIGGYQHALDVFGDICNKVHKD encoded by the exons ATGACCAGCTCTCCGCAACAACCTTTGACCTTCCTGATCACTGGTTGTTCCTCAGGTTTTGGTCTTCTGCTCTCCAGGCTTGTCCTTGACCAAGGCCACAACCTCATCGCCACCTCCCGTTCTCCCTCGAGAACTTGCGAAGTCGTCGACGAGATTCTTTCCCACCCCGGTGCCGGGACCCGTCAGTGGCTGGAACTCGATGTCGACGACCCAGTGAGATGCCACGAGCTCATCAACGACCTGGAAACCTCCAACGGTACCGCCATTGATGTACTGGTCAACAATGCTGGCTTCTGCATCCTTGGCCCTGCGGAGCTGCTGGAAGAAGACGAGTTGAAAGAGATGATGGACACAATGTACTTTGGTCCCACTCGTCTTGCACGGCTTGTTCTTCCGTTCATGAGACAGCGGAAGAAGGGTGTGATTGTGAATATGAGTAGTGGGGCTGGGTTGGAAGGAAGAGAGAGCATGGCTGGCTATGCAGCTGCTAAGGCGGCGCTGGATG GATTCTCCAAGGTTCTCGCTACAGAGGTTGCGCCGTTAGGTGTTAGAGTATTGACGGTTCAGTTGGGAGCTTTTGATCATACATCTATAGGCGACAACGCCAGGGCTGCAAGACAATATCGGCAGGGGGGTGTGCCTACTGAGTATGTTGGGTCAGTGGCCGACCAAATTACCAAGACCCTGGCTGGAGGCAAGTTGGCCACTGTGGCAGATGGTGATTCAAAGAAAGCTGCCAAGGCAGTCTATGATGTTattgttggtgagggggtgggttttggaaaagaaaaggaacgAATGTTGCCTCTGGGAAGAGACCTCGATAAAAGACTCAGGGAGGTTATCGGGGGGTATCAGCATGCCCTGGACGTTTTTGGGGACATCTGTAACAAGGTTCACAAAGATTGA
- a CDS encoding uncharacterized protein (COG:S; EggNog:ENOG503PFBH), whose amino-acid sequence MKQGVALLSAFGWLQLTSAGCCRSNKCLQDITNPLFDGPQDCLSLLAVTITPEASTVTETVTEVPTMSWVETVVFTELVTSILVTETELQTVGITTTADTETVVVTVTQTVVATDTSLQTLTTTVAPASTRIYARAAETELSPSMPSYATANCPSWEKYVKACKCAGVAATTITAEGPSATTLTSTFTDTAAIISVPTTISITTTVVESAVTTVTDTETSTALVTDTVSSTLTVDTPSTVTITQTVVETVSPQASCKPGPQVFKAFALEAGTTPVYYIYANLLNGLTGGIIWQGSSSTTAASVQNKYIWSIDQNGYLGLAYNVPPYTYSYKAYMSTASPGSNWPQINIATSVDAQIAGGAAISKIKGCINSLTGELTLSVAGRKNILWCGQQMWMSAGLGEDINRGTCIQMFPKVISL is encoded by the coding sequence ATGAAGCAGGGAGTTGCCCTCTTATCGGCTTTCGGCTGGCTGCAGCTAACATCTGCTGGATGCTGTCGGTCAAACAAATGTTTGCAAGACATCACCAATCCTCTGTTCGATGGCCCGCAGGATTGCTTGTCGCTTCTTGCTGTCACCATCACGCCAGAGGCCAGCACAGTGACCGAAACGGTGACCGAAGTTCCTACAATGAGCTGGGTTGAGACGGTCGTTTTCACTGAATTGGTGACATCCATTCTTGTAACAGAGACAGAACTGCAAACCGTTGGTATTACCACAACGGCCGACACCGAGACGGTTGTGGTCACCGTCACCCAAACCGTTGTGGCAACCGACACCAGCCTTCAGACCTTAACCACCACGGTCGCTCCGGCGTCGACTCGCATCTATGCTCGTGCTGCCGAGACCGAGCTGTCTCCCTCCATGCCCTCATATGCCACGGCAAACTGCCCTTCGTGGGAGAAGTACGTCAAGGCGTGCAAATGCGCAGGCGTTGCggcaaccaccatcaccgccgaaGGCCCGTCAGCCACCACTCTGACCTCCACTTTCACCGACACAGCGGCCATCATCTCCGTTCCCACCACGATCTCCATTACCACCACCGTCGTTGAGTCCGCCGTCACCACCGTGACCGACACCGAGACAAGCACCGCGCTGGTCACCGACACtgtctcctccaccttgacaGTAGACACCCCCTCGACCGTCACAATCACCCAAACCGTCGTCGAGACCGTCTCCCCACAAGCAAGCTGCAAGCCCGGCCCCCAAGTCTTCAAAGCCTTTGCTCTCGAGGCAGGCACCACTCCCGTATACTACATCTacgccaacctcctcaacggccTCACTGGCGGCATCATCTGGCAAGGATCTAGCAGCACCACAGCCGCCAGCGTTcaaaataaatatatatgGTCGATCGATCAGAATGGCTACCTCGGTCTGGCGTACAACGTCCCTCCTTACACTTATTCCTACAAGGCGTACATGAGCACGGCGTCTCCAGGGAGCAACTGGCCGCAGATCAACATTGCTACGTCGGTGGATGCGCAGATTGCAGGCGGAGCTGCCATTTCAAAGATCAAGGGATGTATCAACTCGTTGACGGGCGAGTTGACCCTCTCGGTTGCTGGGCGGAAAAACATTTTGTGGTGCGGGCAGCAGATGTGGATgtcggctgggttgggggaggacaTTAATCGGGGGACCTGTATACAAATGTTTCCGAAGGTGATTTCTTTGTAG